Within Celeribacter marinus, the genomic segment GATAAGGTATCACCATCGAACACAAGCCCGTCGATCGCGCGTTTGAGCCCATGCGAAATGCCTCGCTCAAGCGCGCCGATCTCGCGCTGCGTTTGCGCCACGGTGGCTTGCAATTGCACCATTTCACGGTTGAACGCAGCGGCTATTCCTTCGGCCCCGCCGATCACACTTTCCATGTCCGCCACACGATCCTCGAACCGGTCCAGCGTGTTGAAATCATCCATTATTTTGCCCTTCCGTCTTCGGGGAATATTGCGGCGTATCGGGATATGCCCGCGCCAGTTCGTCCAATCGCACGCGCCCCATCGCGGTCGCACCACGATCTGTACCCAGCATCATCAACAGCTCGGCGGGCGTTAGCGCCCAGAACTCGGCAGGGCGTAGCCCCAAGCCCCGTATCCCGGCCCGCATGAGCGCAGGCCAATCCACACCGTCCTGATCCAAAGGCTGATCCGACATTTTGCTCATCGTGCGCCCCTCAGCTCGGCACGGTAAACGCGCGCGCCAAAAGCGCCGCACCAACCCGCGCCGCCTCAAGCGGCCCACCCGTGATGTCGGCGGTCAGAATGTCGTCATAGCCGCCCTGCCAACCGCCGCCGCGCAATCCCGCAACAACAACCCGCACCACATCCGCCGACGAAAACTGGCCCGCCTCGTAGCGCTCGACGAGTGCCACAAGCGTGTCGGTCTGCAACCCCGCCTCCAACTCGGCCAACGCGCCAAGTGTCAGCTTAAGCACACGCCGCTCGTCGTTTAGGGTAAGCGCCACTTCGCCTTGAAACGGGTTTGCCATGGCTTAATCCGCCACAAAGGTCATCTGACCCGCTGATGCCATCGACAACTCATATGTGGCCTCGCCGTTGTGACTGCCGGCATATTCGATGGCGGTGATCTGAAACGGGCCTTCGACCACGCCGAAATCGGGAATGATGACTTGGAAATTGGGCACCAACCCCTCAAAGAAAATCTGGCGCGCACGCTCATCGGTGTTGGTGTCTTTGAACACGCCCGAGCCCGAGATGGCGGCACTTTTGACCCCCGCGCCCCCCAACAACTCACGCCATCCACCGCCACTTTCAAGCGAGGTGACATCAACGCTTTCCGCGTTGAACGAGATCCGCTGGGCGCGTAGCCCCGCGATGGTTTCAAATAGACCTGCACCGTCCATATCCAACTTGATCAGAAGATCTTTTCCGTTTTGCGCAACCATAGGAATGCTCCGTTTTATCGTTTGAAATCAGTTATCTTCGACGCGTGCGCGAAATGTCATATCGATCCTGCGCACATCACTATTCGGGACGCGCCGCGCCTTTGCCGACACGAAAGACAGTCCAACAAGGTGGCCGCGTGTGAGGCTCAAATCGGCATCCACAAGCACATCCGACACGGCGGCCGCGACCTGCTTGGCCCGCAAAAATCCCGCCATATCCGACAGCACACTCACCACAACCGCATGGCGCGCGCCCTGTCCCGTCTGGTCAGAGGCATCCACAACCGTCTCTGGCCCAAGCGTGACATATAGCGGCGGCACTGTGCCCGACGGCGGTGCATCAAACACATTGGCCCCCACAAATCCCACAACCGCCGCGTCATTGGCGATGGCTTGAAAGATCGCGGATTGTAGCGCCGCTCCAACCCCATAGCTCATAGCGACACCTCTTCGCGGGCCTGACACGTCAGGT encodes:
- a CDS encoding rcc01693 family protein; protein product: MSKMSDQPLDQDGVDWPALMRAGIRGLGLRPAEFWALTPAELLMMLGTDRGATAMGRVRLDELARAYPDTPQYSPKTEGQNNG
- a CDS encoding gene transfer agent family protein, with amino-acid sequence MANPFQGEVALTLNDERRVLKLTLGALAELEAGLQTDTLVALVERYEAGQFSSADVVRVVVAGLRGGGWQGGYDDILTADITGGPLEAARVGAALLARAFTVPS
- a CDS encoding phage major tail protein, TP901-1 family, with amino-acid sequence MVAQNGKDLLIKLDMDGAGLFETIAGLRAQRISFNAESVDVTSLESGGGWRELLGGAGVKSAAISGSGVFKDTNTDERARQIFFEGLVPNFQVIIPDFGVVEGPFQITAIEYAGSHNGEATYELSMASAGQMTFVAD
- a CDS encoding DUF3168 domain-containing protein — encoded protein: MSYGVGAALQSAIFQAIANDAAVVGFVGANVFDAPPSGTVPPLYVTLGPETVVDASDQTGQGARHAVVVSVLSDMAGFLRAKQVAAAVSDVLVDADLSLTRGHLVGLSFVSAKARRVPNSDVRRIDMTFRARVEDN